One Halalkalicoccus jeotgali B3 DNA window includes the following coding sequences:
- a CDS encoding type IV secretory system conjugative DNA transfer family protein — protein MFSLFGGSDEVEARQISEALSTDLYDRARGDLPILGIRPYRGDDGLERGERLLKSLHDAEWSGRFRTKNTSPTHAFELLYTDSDEILQFRFAPGTEDAKRQMLRQLQTYYPDSDIQELTPHFMDAPAGKYIAGARLELMEENFYYPIKHYKIEQNEFAQDPYDSITSEMVGSPELADTDVLVQMVLRPAISSHPKDSKNWFSGIPDTLKEMGEQKASLRKGAILEQMASTFTEGGDDDIQHTTTVDLDNDDVYQVVKSQYGSKAYHLNFRIIAVSDDPEVAEQRVMNTAGMYRKFYNSKNRQGFRTVPMTGEGLDEFLRSAAGREFADRNILMPIDTATGACHVPTDLNTQQADYSMTTAGKGVPPRTPRFDFDSVGLDRATSPLEDKQRALLSDDEPANPIWYGWGTKNGVEAGVDPEILNVHQFVGGSTGMGKTTLLINYFRQIMQRGHGGLFFDPKGDDAEDVVSLIPEGREDDLLYLDIGADSEYEIGFNFLEVPLKNPELGTASTEAAIEALADDLEALLAQSGSGGGWHARMSGITRSVVRGLAQWQIETERDVTMLDMYYALLDEDGRQEYADMMASERIEWIEDYAQRVLADIEQDSVEPLIRRLKEWVESGTTRRIVSHPSSTISIEEAVREGKIIVVRNRSSSDTAKRLIATALIRRIWIAIREQSNADDEPDPPKFYTVIDEFDKIVSKESEIHNILREARAFGLSLTLACQNLETGNDDKIGLPDGVQRAIQGNCKTFLTFDPGDPADAREIAPQHSPDIEPEHLTELSKYHLYMRTHDDRDEKTDSYKVKALAPALDALPLRGEDETDELIAHSQEKHGQKARTSAEIKADTLLYPGEDDGTNESDEDDDTPALVRAMALQAVYDAGYYDGDEDGFVSLSDASDRIARYVERVSDDVPDTPSKIEGLLGPLPESILERDHRGELHVRCTDEGKARFLSPVDEDNKVNENTGGMAHAELMRDAYDNLLAVGLPLHVVRQGGDDDPDALAEPESTKLRLARENPTLEPAEVASLVEKFREENGLLDRLSGAGTVDVEAEHSTGDTAPGVTLEHIARSVENGRRCLMLARPDTAESIARRLDEYPECMRAYSGNEGVSRLYNANGDVRAGPNDVRVYRPAGGQSVWLYHEDTETVELRDSDDETLATFTDPEDVFADPTDYPATEKDISDFSEWSTVKRPALPGRIDRDMVDVIAVTDDGLEVLEPSGDRTPIGQLLDGDDDTESDDTEESPLAKFR, from the coding sequence CAGACGTACTATCCCGATTCGGACATTCAGGAGTTAACCCCGCACTTCATGGACGCGCCAGCGGGGAAGTACATCGCCGGCGCTCGCCTCGAGCTCATGGAGGAGAACTTCTACTATCCGATCAAGCACTACAAAATCGAGCAAAACGAGTTCGCACAGGACCCGTACGACTCGATTACGTCGGAAATGGTGGGGTCGCCCGAACTCGCCGATACCGACGTTTTGGTACAGATGGTCCTCCGCCCAGCGATATCGAGTCACCCGAAGGATAGCAAGAACTGGTTCTCGGGGATCCCGGACACGCTCAAGGAGATGGGTGAGCAGAAAGCGAGCCTCAGAAAGGGTGCGATCCTAGAGCAGATGGCGAGTACGTTCACGGAAGGTGGCGATGATGATATCCAGCACACGACGACGGTCGATCTCGATAACGACGACGTCTATCAGGTCGTGAAATCCCAGTACGGGAGCAAGGCCTACCACCTCAACTTTCGAATCATCGCCGTTTCCGACGATCCAGAGGTTGCCGAGCAGCGCGTCATGAACACGGCCGGAATGTACCGGAAGTTCTACAATTCGAAGAATCGGCAGGGGTTCCGAACGGTCCCAATGACCGGCGAGGGTCTCGATGAGTTCCTTCGATCGGCCGCCGGTCGCGAGTTCGCCGACCGTAACATCCTCATGCCGATCGACACCGCGACGGGCGCGTGTCACGTCCCGACCGACCTCAACACCCAACAGGCCGACTATAGCATGACGACGGCGGGGAAGGGCGTTCCACCACGAACCCCGCGGTTCGACTTCGATTCGGTCGGTCTCGATCGGGCGACCTCGCCCCTAGAGGACAAACAGCGGGCGCTCCTCTCCGACGACGAGCCCGCGAACCCGATATGGTACGGGTGGGGGACCAAGAACGGCGTTGAGGCGGGTGTCGACCCGGAGATCCTGAACGTCCATCAGTTCGTGGGGGGATCGACCGGGATGGGTAAGACCACCTTGCTCATCAACTACTTCCGCCAGATCATGCAACGCGGCCACGGCGGGCTGTTCTTCGATCCGAAAGGAGACGACGCGGAGGACGTCGTTTCGCTCATCCCCGAAGGTCGCGAAGACGACCTTCTCTATTTGGACATCGGCGCGGATTCGGAGTACGAGATCGGCTTCAACTTCCTCGAGGTTCCGCTGAAGAATCCCGAGCTCGGAACGGCGAGCACCGAGGCGGCGATCGAAGCGCTGGCCGACGACCTGGAGGCCTTGCTCGCACAGTCGGGCTCAGGCGGCGGCTGGCACGCCCGCATGAGCGGGATTACCCGGTCGGTGGTCCGTGGCCTTGCTCAGTGGCAAATCGAGACTGAGCGGGACGTGACCATGCTCGACATGTACTACGCGCTGCTCGACGAGGACGGCCGCCAAGAGTACGCCGACATGATGGCCTCTGAGCGGATCGAATGGATCGAGGACTACGCCCAGCGCGTGCTCGCGGACATCGAACAGGATAGTGTTGAGCCCCTCATCCGACGCCTGAAAGAGTGGGTCGAGTCGGGGACCACCCGCCGAATCGTCTCCCACCCGAGTAGTACGATCTCGATCGAGGAGGCCGTACGGGAGGGTAAGATCATCGTGGTCCGTAATCGCTCGTCGAGTGATACGGCAAAGCGCCTCATCGCGACGGCCCTCATTCGGCGAATCTGGATCGCCATTCGCGAGCAGTCGAACGCCGACGACGAGCCCGACCCGCCGAAGTTCTACACCGTCATCGACGAGTTCGACAAGATCGTGAGCAAGGAAAGTGAGATTCACAATATCCTCCGGGAGGCCCGCGCGTTCGGGCTCTCGCTGACGCTGGCCTGCCAGAACCTCGAGACGGGCAACGACGACAAGATCGGCCTCCCCGACGGCGTTCAGCGGGCGATTCAAGGCAACTGTAAGACCTTCTTGACGTTCGACCCCGGCGACCCGGCCGACGCTCGCGAGATCGCGCCCCAACACTCGCCGGACATTGAACCCGAGCACCTCACCGAACTGTCGAAGTATCACCTCTACATGCGGACCCACGACGACCGCGACGAGAAAACGGACTCCTATAAGGTGAAAGCCCTCGCTCCCGCGCTTGACGCGCTCCCACTCAGGGGCGAGGACGAAACGGACGAACTGATCGCCCACTCCCAAGAGAAACACGGCCAGAAAGCCCGCACGAGCGCGGAGATCAAGGCCGATACGTTACTCTATCCCGGCGAGGACGACGGCACCAACGAGAGCGACGAGGACGACGACACGCCCGCCCTCGTTCGGGCCATGGCGCTCCAGGCCGTCTATGACGCGGGCTACTACGACGGCGACGAGGACGGGTTCGTAAGCCTCTCCGACGCCTCGGATCGGATCGCCCGGTACGTCGAACGAGTGAGCGACGACGTCCCCGATACACCCAGTAAGATCGAGGGACTACTTGGACCACTCCCCGAAAGCATCCTCGAGCGCGACCACCGCGGCGAGTTGCACGTTCGGTGTACTGACGAGGGCAAGGCCCGGTTCCTCTCACCCGTCGACGAGGACAACAAAGTGAATGAGAACACGGGCGGCATGGCTCACGCCGAGCTCATGCGAGACGCCTATGACAATCTCCTTGCGGTCGGCCTCCCGTTGCACGTCGTTCGGCAAGGTGGCGACGACGACCCCGACGCCCTCGCTGAACCAGAGAGCACGAAGCTACGTCTTGCACGCGAAAACCCCACCCTTGAACCCGCGGAAGTGGCCTCCCTCGTCGAGAAATTCCGCGAGGAGAACGGACTACTCGATAGACTGAGCGGCGCGGGGACCGTTGACGTCGAAGCCGAACATTCGACGGGTGACACTGCGCCGGGAGTGACGCTGGAGCACATCGCTCGGTCAGTCGAGAACGGTCGGCGCTGTCTCATGCTCGCCCGACCCGACACCGCCGAGAGCATCGCCCGGCGTCTCGACGAGTACCCTGAGTGTATGCGTGCTTACAGCGGAAATGAGGGGGTCTCTCGTCTCTACAATGCGAACGGGGACGTGAGGGCCGGACCCAACGACGTCCGGGTCTATCGACCCGCTGGCGGCCAGAGTGTATGGCTCTATCACGAGGACACCGAGACCGTCGAACTCCGCGATTCGGACGACGAAACGCTCGCCACGTTCACTGATCCGGAGGACGTATTCGCCGATCCGACGGATTACCCCGCGACGGAGAAGGATATATCCGACTTCTCGGAGTGGTCGACGGTCAAGCGCCCGGCGCTCCCCGGACGGATCGACCGGGACATGGTCGACGTGATCGCCGTGACCGACGACGGGCTCGAAGTCCTAGAGCCGAGTGGCGACCGAACCCCGATCGGCCAGCTGCTCGATGGGGACGACGACACCGAAAGCGACGATACCGAGGAGAGTCCCCTCGCGAAGTTCCGATAG